In Phycicoccus sp. M110.8, the following are encoded in one genomic region:
- a CDS encoding sirohydrochlorin chelatase, with translation MSAPEIVLLAHGSPDPRHARGVEELAGHVRALAPARPVHTAYLDHHEPTPSDTASALGDHAVVVPVLITPAYHARVDVPAAVEQIASTSGARVALAEPLGPHPLLLDAAEELLLAHGVAPDPRTAVLLYAAGSSDSDAVAAVTHVVQEHPREGWGRWDVAALDGGATLEQVLRRLPEDTDRTVAVSFMVAEGILRDRMAQECGRHGVTMVPGALAQTDAVAQLVLARADNLPAGTSPADSLPG, from the coding sequence GTGAGTGCACCTGAGATCGTGCTGCTGGCCCACGGCTCGCCGGACCCCCGGCACGCCCGCGGCGTGGAGGAGCTGGCCGGCCACGTGCGGGCCCTGGCGCCCGCGCGCCCCGTCCACACGGCATACCTCGACCACCACGAACCGACCCCGAGCGACACGGCGTCGGCCCTCGGCGACCACGCGGTGGTGGTGCCGGTGCTGATCACCCCGGCGTACCACGCCCGGGTGGACGTGCCGGCGGCGGTGGAGCAGATCGCGTCGACGTCAGGGGCCCGCGTCGCCCTGGCCGAGCCGCTCGGGCCCCATCCCCTCCTGCTCGACGCCGCCGAGGAGCTGCTGCTCGCGCACGGCGTCGCGCCCGACCCCCGCACCGCCGTGCTGCTGTATGCCGCGGGGTCCAGCGACAGCGACGCCGTCGCCGCCGTGACCCACGTCGTCCAGGAGCACCCGCGCGAGGGCTGGGGGCGCTGGGACGTCGCGGCGCTGGACGGCGGGGCGACGCTGGAGCAGGTCCTGCGGCGGCTGCCGGAGGACACCGACCGCACCGTCGCCGTCTCCTTCATGGTGGCCGAGGGCATCCTGCGCGACCGCATGGCCCAGGAGTGCGGCCGCCACGGCGTCACGATGGTCCCGGGCGCACTGGCGCAGACCGACGCGGTGGCCCAGCTGGTGCTGGCCCGCGCCGACAACCTGCCCGCCGGCACCTCGCCCGCCGATAGCCTGCCCGGGTGA
- the cysD gene encoding sulfate adenylyltransferase subunit CysD has product MTTTETETVVTATLPSTTPLVLDHLDHLESEAIHIFREVAGEFERPVILFSGGKDSVVMVHLAIKAFAPAPLPFALLHVDTGHNFPEVLDYRDATVERLGVRLVVAKVQDYIDDGRLRERPDGTRNPLQTVPLLDAIEAGKFDAVFGGGRRDEEKARAKERVFSLRDAFGAWDPRRQRPELWDLYNGRHAPGEHVRVFPLSNWTELDVWRYIEREGIALPELYYAHEREVFLRDGMWLTAGEWGGPRETEPVETRRVRYRTVGDMSCTGAVESDAGDVAGVILELAASRLTERGATRADDRLSEAAMEDRKKQGYF; this is encoded by the coding sequence ATGACCACGACCGAGACGGAAACCGTTGTGACTGCGACACTCCCGAGCACCACGCCGCTCGTCCTCGACCACCTCGACCACCTGGAGTCCGAGGCGATCCACATCTTCCGCGAGGTGGCGGGGGAGTTCGAGCGCCCCGTCATCCTCTTCAGCGGTGGCAAGGACTCGGTGGTCATGGTGCACCTGGCGATCAAGGCGTTCGCGCCGGCGCCGCTGCCCTTCGCGCTGCTGCACGTCGACACCGGGCACAACTTTCCCGAGGTGCTCGACTACCGCGACGCGACGGTGGAGCGCCTGGGCGTCCGGCTGGTCGTCGCGAAGGTGCAGGACTACATCGACGACGGCCGCCTGCGCGAGCGCCCCGACGGCACCCGGAACCCGCTGCAGACCGTCCCGCTGCTCGACGCCATCGAGGCCGGGAAGTTCGACGCGGTCTTCGGCGGTGGCCGCCGTGACGAGGAGAAGGCTCGGGCGAAGGAGCGGGTGTTCAGCCTGCGCGACGCGTTCGGTGCCTGGGACCCGCGGCGGCAGCGGCCGGAGCTCTGGGACCTCTACAACGGCCGCCACGCCCCGGGTGAGCACGTCCGCGTCTTCCCGCTCTCCAACTGGACCGAGCTCGACGTCTGGCGCTACATCGAGCGCGAGGGCATCGCCCTGCCGGAGCTGTACTACGCGCACGAGCGCGAGGTCTTCCTCCGTGACGGCATGTGGCTGACGGCCGGCGAGTGGGGTGGCCCCCGGGAGACCGAACCGGTCGAGACGCGACGGGTCCGCTACCGCACGGTCGGCGACATGAGCTGCACCGGTGCCGTGGAGTCCGACGCCGGTGACGTCGCCGGCGTCATCCTCGAGCTCGCCGCCTCGCGGCTCACCGAGCGCGGGGCGACCCGCGCCGACGACCGCCTCTCCGAGGCCGCCATGGAGGACCGCAAGAAGCAGGGGTACTTCTGA
- a CDS encoding phosphoadenylyl-sulfate reductase, with protein sequence MDAAATGAAAVTRTRRDPAALEALALEAQQRFAALERAPEHAAYEGRVDLAAQALRWAHETFGEHLTVASSMGDEVLVHLVGTTLTGADVFFLDTGYHFVETLGTRDAYQAMLPIEIRTILPLLTVPQQDEEYGAKLHDRDPDACCAMRKVEPLNRALEGYEAWVTGMRRADAPTRTDIDLVTWDARRGLVKLNPIAAWTDDDVDRYVAEHGVFLNPLRQEGYASIGCAPCTRPVAEGEDARAGRWSGKDKTECGLHT encoded by the coding sequence ATCGACGCAGCAGCAACCGGCGCAGCAGCAGTCACCCGAACCCGCCGCGACCCGGCCGCGCTCGAGGCCCTCGCCCTCGAGGCGCAGCAGCGCTTCGCCGCGCTGGAGCGCGCACCGGAGCACGCGGCATACGAGGGGCGCGTGGACCTCGCCGCGCAGGCGCTGCGCTGGGCGCACGAGACCTTCGGCGAGCACCTCACCGTCGCGTCCTCGATGGGCGACGAGGTGCTCGTGCACCTCGTCGGCACCACCCTCACCGGCGCGGACGTCTTCTTCCTCGACACCGGCTACCACTTCGTCGAGACGCTCGGCACGCGCGACGCCTACCAGGCGATGCTGCCGATCGAGATCCGCACGATCCTGCCGCTGCTCACCGTGCCGCAGCAGGACGAGGAGTACGGGGCGAAGCTGCACGACCGCGACCCCGACGCGTGCTGCGCGATGCGCAAGGTCGAGCCGCTCAACCGCGCCCTCGAGGGCTACGAGGCGTGGGTCACCGGCATGCGGCGGGCCGACGCGCCCACCCGCACGGACATCGACCTGGTCACCTGGGACGCCCGGCGAGGCCTCGTGAAGCTCAACCCGATCGCGGCGTGGACCGACGACGACGTCGACCGCTACGTCGCCGAGCACGGCGTCTTCCTCAACCCGCTGCGGCAGGAGGGCTACGCCTCGATCGGGTGCGCGCCCTGCACCCGGCCGGTGGCCGAGGGCGAGGACGCCCGGGCCGGGCGCTGGTCCGGCAAGGACAAGACCGAGTGCGGGCTGCACACATGA
- a CDS encoding sulfate adenylyltransferase subunit 1 codes for MTLTSAPVQHDLLRLATAGSVDDGKSTLVGRLLYDTKSVLADQLDAVERVSRERGLDAADLALLTDGLRAEREQGITIDVAYRYFSTATRSYVLADTPGHVQYTRNMVTGASTAELALILIDARHGVVEQTRRHLAVTGLLGVRHVAVAVNKMDLVDWSQERFDAIVAEFARHATRFGIDDVVAVPVSALFGDNVVDRSDRAAWYTGPTLLEHLESVPVGTDPSTQPLRMPVQYVIRPRTPEHPDYRGYAGRLASGVVRPGDRVTVLPSGRTTTVEGIDRTRPDGSLEQLDVAFAPQSVTLRLADDVDVSRGDLIASADEPGLLTRSLAGTVAVLSDRPLRQRDRVLLRVGTRTTRALVEDVVDQLDIETMEHRTAPDGLPLNAIGRVRIRLAEDVPVDDYRVLRRTGAFLLIDESDGATLAAGMADAPDRAVGEGI; via the coding sequence ATGACCCTCACCAGCGCGCCGGTGCAGCACGACCTGCTCCGGCTGGCCACGGCCGGCTCGGTCGACGACGGCAAGTCGACCCTGGTCGGCCGGCTGCTCTACGACACCAAGTCCGTGCTCGCCGACCAGCTCGATGCGGTCGAGCGGGTCAGCCGCGAGCGCGGCCTCGACGCGGCCGACCTCGCGCTGCTGACCGACGGCCTGCGGGCCGAGCGCGAGCAGGGCATCACGATCGACGTCGCGTACCGGTACTTCTCCACGGCGACCCGGTCCTACGTCCTCGCCGACACCCCGGGCCACGTCCAGTACACCCGGAACATGGTCACGGGCGCCTCGACCGCCGAGCTCGCGCTCATCCTCATCGACGCACGTCACGGCGTCGTGGAGCAGACCCGACGCCACCTCGCCGTCACCGGCCTGCTGGGCGTGCGGCACGTCGCGGTCGCCGTCAACAAGATGGACCTGGTCGACTGGTCGCAGGAGCGGTTCGACGCGATCGTGGCCGAGTTCGCCCGCCACGCAACGCGTTTCGGCATCGACGACGTCGTCGCCGTGCCGGTGTCGGCCCTCTTCGGCGACAACGTGGTCGACCGGTCCGACCGCGCGGCCTGGTACACCGGTCCCACCCTGCTCGAGCACCTCGAGTCCGTGCCCGTGGGCACCGACCCCTCGACCCAGCCCCTGCGGATGCCGGTGCAGTACGTCATCCGGCCGCGGACCCCCGAGCACCCCGACTACCGCGGGTATGCCGGGCGGCTCGCCTCCGGTGTCGTCCGTCCCGGCGACCGGGTGACCGTCCTGCCCTCGGGCCGCACGACCACCGTCGAGGGCATCGACCGGACCCGGCCCGACGGCTCGCTGGAGCAGCTCGACGTGGCGTTCGCGCCCCAGTCGGTGACGCTGCGGCTGGCCGACGACGTCGACGTCTCGCGGGGCGACCTCATCGCCTCGGCGGACGAGCCCGGCCTGCTCACGCGGTCCCTCGCCGGCACCGTGGCCGTGCTCTCCGACCGGCCGCTGCGCCAGCGCGACCGTGTCCTGCTCCGGGTCGGCACCCGCACGACCCGGGCCCTGGTCGAGGACGTGGTCGACCAGCTCGACATCGAGACGATGGAGCACCGCACCGCCCCGGACGGCCTGCCGCTCAACGCGATCGGTCGCGTGCGCATCCGCCTCGCCGAGGACGTGCCGGTCGACGACTACCGCGTCCTTCGCCGCACCGGCGCGTTCCTGCTCATCGACGAGTCCGACGGCGCCACGCTCGCCGCGGGCATGGCCGACGCACCGGACCGCGCGGTCGGCGAGGGCATCTGA
- a CDS encoding ABC transporter ATP-binding protein: MSMSGWMAMRSLTRDDSVKDRKLAPGTARRTLSYARSFKREIAVFVVVVVLDAALVVATPLLLKDIVDRGIIPRDRGVVVELALLVAAIAVADGALTLVSRWYSARIGEGLIYHLRTEVFAHVLRQPIAFFTRAQTGALVSRLNSDVLGAQQAFTSVLSSVVSNVVSLALIIGTMATLSWQLTLASLALVPFFIVPARWMGRRLAGLSHAQMGLNADMGTRMTERFNVAGALLVKLFGDARREDEEYAERAAGVRDMGVKIAMNRSIFFVALTLVASLATAMVYGFGGLMAVGGTLTVGTLLALTALLARLYGPLTAISNVRVDVMTALVSFERVFEVLDLEPLVQERPGARRLPDGPVSVELDGVGFRYPSADDVSLASLESTAVGDRKGSGAVLRDVTFTVEPGQLVALVGPSGAGKTTITSLVARLYDPTTGAVRINGVDLRDATLDSVHATVGVVTQEAHLFHDTIRANLAYAAPDATEEQMVAALRAAHVWALVDALPEGLDTVVGDRGHRLSGGEKQRLALARLLLKGPGLIVLDEATAHLDSESEAAVQRALDTALTGRTALVIAHRLSTVRGADQILVVDAGRIVERGTHTELMARRGLYRDLYTTQFADQESDVPA, encoded by the coding sequence ATGAGCATGTCTGGCTGGATGGCCATGCGTTCGCTGACCCGTGACGACTCGGTCAAGGACCGCAAGCTGGCGCCCGGCACCGCTCGCCGCACCCTGTCGTACGCACGGTCGTTCAAGCGCGAGATCGCCGTCTTCGTCGTGGTCGTCGTGCTCGACGCCGCCCTCGTCGTCGCCACCCCGCTGCTGCTCAAGGACATCGTCGACCGCGGCATCATCCCCAGGGACCGCGGCGTCGTCGTCGAGCTGGCGCTGCTCGTCGCGGCGATCGCGGTGGCCGACGGCGCGCTCACCCTGGTCTCGCGGTGGTACTCCGCCCGGATCGGCGAGGGCCTGATCTACCACCTGCGCACCGAGGTCTTCGCCCACGTGCTGCGCCAGCCCATCGCGTTCTTCACCCGGGCGCAGACCGGTGCGCTGGTGAGCCGGCTCAACTCCGACGTCCTCGGCGCCCAGCAGGCCTTCACGTCCGTGCTCTCCAGCGTCGTCAGCAACGTCGTGTCGCTCGCGCTGATCATCGGCACGATGGCGACCCTGTCCTGGCAGCTCACCCTGGCCTCGCTCGCGCTCGTGCCGTTCTTCATCGTCCCCGCGCGCTGGATGGGCCGCCGGCTCGCGGGCCTCAGCCACGCCCAGATGGGCCTCAACGCCGACATGGGCACCCGCATGACGGAGCGGTTCAACGTGGCCGGCGCGCTGCTCGTCAAGCTCTTCGGCGACGCCCGCCGCGAGGACGAGGAGTATGCCGAGCGCGCCGCCGGCGTGCGCGACATGGGCGTCAAGATCGCCATGAACCGCAGCATCTTCTTCGTGGCGCTCACCCTCGTCGCCTCGCTGGCGACCGCGATGGTCTACGGCTTCGGCGGCCTCATGGCCGTCGGCGGCACGCTCACCGTCGGCACCCTGCTCGCCCTCACGGCTCTGCTCGCCCGCCTCTACGGGCCGCTCACCGCGATCTCCAACGTCCGCGTCGACGTCATGACCGCCCTCGTCTCGTTCGAGCGGGTCTTCGAGGTCCTCGACCTCGAGCCACTGGTCCAGGAGCGACCCGGCGCCCGCCGGCTGCCCGACGGCCCGGTGTCCGTCGAGCTCGACGGGGTGGGCTTCCGGTACCCCTCGGCCGACGACGTGTCGCTGGCATCGCTCGAGAGCACGGCGGTCGGTGACCGCAAGGGCTCCGGCGCCGTCCTGCGCGACGTGACGTTCACCGTCGAGCCGGGGCAGCTGGTCGCCCTCGTCGGGCCGAGCGGCGCCGGCAAGACCACCATCACCAGCCTCGTCGCGCGCCTGTACGACCCCACCACGGGTGCCGTCCGCATCAACGGCGTCGACCTGCGCGACGCCACCCTCGACTCGGTCCACGCGACCGTCGGCGTCGTGACGCAGGAGGCGCACCTCTTCCACGACACCATCCGGGCCAACCTCGCCTACGCCGCCCCCGACGCGACCGAGGAGCAGATGGTCGCCGCCCTCAGGGCGGCGCACGTCTGGGCCCTCGTCGACGCCCTGCCGGAGGGCCTCGACACCGTTGTCGGCGACCGGGGCCACCGCCTCTCCGGCGGCGAGAAGCAGCGGCTCGCGCTGGCCCGCCTGCTGCTCAAGGGGCCGGGTCTCATCGTCCTCGACGAGGCGACGGCGCACCTCGACAGCGAGTCCGAGGCGGCCGTCCAGCGCGCCCTCGACACCGCCCTGACCGGCCGCACGGCCCTCGTCATCGCGCACCGCCTGTCGACGGTCCGGGGCGCCGACCAGATCCTGGTCGTCGACGCCGGGCGCATCGTCGAGCGCGGCACGCACACCGAGCTCATGGCCCGGAGGGGTCTGTACCGCGACCTGTACACGACCCAGTTCGCCGACCAGGAGTCCGACGTCCCGGCGTAG
- a CDS encoding nitrite/sulfite reductase, with the protein MDRYAIHNQRCRIGGVTQTPTRPRRQAGKASGAWADGDRTPLNANEELKQADDGLNVRARIEQVYAKEGFASIPGEDLRGRMRWWGLYTQRKPGIDGGRTATLDPAELDDEYFMLRVRSDGGALSGEQLRTVAGISSEFARDTADITDRQNIQLHWIRVEDVPEIWERLESVGLTTAEACGDTPRVILGSPVAGIAADEVVDGTPAVEEIRRRYIGSPEFSNLPRKFKTAISGSPSLDVAHEANDVSFVGVVHPEHGPGFDVWVGGGLSTNPMFAQRLGAWVPLADVPEVWKGVVSIFRDHGYRRLRNRARLKFLVADWGVERFREVLEQEYLGRALLDGPAPEAPSAHRRDHVGVHAQQDGRFWVGVAPLAGRVSGTTLEAVADLAERHGSGRVRLTAHQKLLVLDVEQDEVAALTEGLAALGLPSDPSEWRRGVMACTGIEFCKLALVETKGRANTVIAEMERRLPDFDVPFTIHVNGCPNSCARFQVADLGLKGMVQTDEDGTLVEVFQVHLGGGLGTEPQLARKTRALKVRALDLPDYLERLARTFLAQREGEESFAHWAHRADEDDLR; encoded by the coding sequence ATGGACCGTTATGCGATCCATAACCAGCGGTGCAGAATAGGTGGGGTGACCCAGACCCCCACCCGACCCCGCAGGCAGGCCGGCAAGGCGAGCGGCGCCTGGGCCGACGGCGACCGCACCCCGCTCAACGCCAACGAGGAGCTGAAGCAGGCCGACGACGGCCTCAACGTGCGGGCGCGGATCGAGCAGGTCTACGCCAAGGAGGGCTTCGCCAGCATCCCCGGTGAGGACCTGCGCGGGCGGATGCGCTGGTGGGGGCTGTACACCCAGCGCAAGCCCGGCATCGACGGCGGCAGGACGGCCACCCTCGACCCGGCCGAGCTCGACGACGAGTACTTCATGCTGCGCGTCCGCAGCGACGGCGGAGCGCTCTCCGGCGAGCAGCTGCGCACCGTCGCCGGGATCAGCAGCGAGTTCGCGCGCGACACCGCAGACATCACCGACCGCCAGAACATCCAGCTGCACTGGATCCGGGTCGAGGACGTGCCGGAGATCTGGGAGCGGCTGGAGTCCGTCGGGCTCACGACGGCCGAGGCGTGCGGGGACACCCCACGCGTCATCCTCGGCTCGCCCGTGGCCGGCATCGCCGCCGACGAGGTGGTCGACGGAACCCCGGCCGTCGAGGAGATCCGTCGCCGGTACATCGGCAGCCCCGAGTTCTCCAACCTGCCCCGCAAGTTCAAGACCGCCATCTCGGGCAGCCCGAGCCTCGACGTCGCCCACGAGGCGAACGACGTCTCCTTCGTCGGGGTCGTCCACCCGGAGCACGGCCCGGGGTTCGACGTCTGGGTCGGCGGTGGCCTGTCGACCAACCCGATGTTCGCCCAGCGCCTCGGCGCCTGGGTGCCGCTCGCCGACGTGCCCGAGGTGTGGAAGGGCGTCGTCTCGATCTTCCGCGACCACGGGTACCGGCGGCTGCGCAACCGCGCCCGGCTCAAGTTCCTCGTCGCCGACTGGGGCGTCGAGCGGTTCCGTGAGGTGCTCGAGCAGGAGTACCTCGGCCGCGCTCTCCTCGACGGCCCTGCGCCCGAGGCCCCCAGCGCCCACCGGCGCGACCACGTGGGCGTGCACGCCCAGCAGGACGGTCGATTCTGGGTCGGTGTCGCCCCGCTGGCCGGCAGGGTCAGCGGGACCACGCTCGAGGCGGTTGCCGACCTCGCCGAGCGCCACGGCTCCGGGCGGGTGCGGCTCACCGCCCACCAGAAGCTGCTCGTCCTCGACGTGGAGCAGGACGAGGTGGCGGCGCTGACCGAGGGCCTGGCCGCCCTGGGGCTGCCGTCCGACCCGTCCGAGTGGCGCCGCGGCGTGATGGCCTGCACCGGCATCGAGTTCTGCAAGCTGGCCCTCGTCGAGACCAAGGGCCGCGCGAACACCGTCATCGCCGAGATGGAGCGCCGCCTGCCCGACTTCGACGTCCCGTTCACCATCCACGTCAACGGGTGCCCGAACTCCTGTGCCCGCTTCCAGGTCGCCGACCTCGGTCTCAAGGGCATGGTGCAGACCGACGAGGACGGCACCCTCGTGGAGGTCTTCCAGGTCCACCTCGGTGGCGGCCTCGGCACCGAGCCGCAGCTGGCCCGCAAGACCCGCGCGCTCAAGGTCCGTGCGCTCGACCTGCCGGACTACCTCGAGCGGCTCGCCCGCACTTTCCTCGCGCAGCGCGAGGGCGAGGAGTCCTTCGCCCACTGGGCTCACCGGGCGGACGAGGACGACCTGCGATGA
- a CDS encoding enoyl-CoA hydratase/isomerase family protein → MSDTPDRPHPHLHVARTGDVVTVSLDRPEQRNAQTPSLWAALAGVAEGLDASVRVVVLRGEGQSFSAGLDRGMLRPGGVEGEQDILALAVGGPEAAADAIEAFQRGFTAWASVPAVVVAAVQGHAIGAGMQLALVADLRVVADDVQLAMRETSLGLVPDLGGTGPLVRLVGPARALEICATGRFVGAQEAVATGLANVAVPRAELEATTADLVAALLAAPADALRELKPLLAAAATSDRDTQLRLEREAQGRLLHGMLQRAST, encoded by the coding sequence GTGAGCGACACCCCCGACCGGCCGCACCCGCACCTGCACGTCGCCCGCACCGGCGACGTCGTCACCGTAAGCCTCGACCGGCCGGAGCAGCGCAACGCGCAGACGCCGAGCCTGTGGGCCGCCCTCGCGGGCGTCGCCGAAGGGCTGGACGCCTCCGTGCGGGTCGTGGTGCTGAGGGGTGAGGGGCAGTCGTTCTCGGCCGGCCTGGACCGCGGCATGCTGCGCCCGGGTGGCGTCGAGGGGGAGCAGGACATCCTCGCCCTGGCCGTCGGCGGCCCCGAGGCCGCGGCGGACGCGATCGAGGCGTTCCAGCGCGGGTTCACGGCGTGGGCGTCGGTGCCCGCGGTCGTGGTCGCGGCCGTGCAGGGCCATGCGATCGGGGCGGGGATGCAGCTGGCCCTGGTCGCCGACCTCCGGGTCGTCGCCGACGACGTCCAGCTCGCCATGCGCGAGACCTCGCTCGGGCTGGTCCCCGACCTCGGTGGCACGGGCCCGCTCGTGCGCCTCGTGGGCCCGGCGAGGGCGCTCGAGATCTGCGCGACCGGACGGTTCGTCGGCGCGCAGGAGGCCGTCGCGACTGGCCTGGCCAACGTCGCGGTGCCCCGTGCCGAGCTCGAGGCCACCACGGCCGACCTCGTCGCCGCCCTGCTGGCCGCCCCGGCCGACGCCCTGCGCGAGCTCAAGCCGCTGCTGGCCGCTGCCGCCACCAGCGACCGCGACACCCAGCTGCGGCTCGAGCGCGAGGCGCAGGGCCGGCTGCTGCACGGGATGCTCCAGCGCGCCAGCACCTGA
- the cobA gene encoding uroporphyrinogen-III C-methyltransferase → MTAQADYPLTLDLHGRRAVVVGGGPVAARRVRGLLDAGAHVDVVAPWVCEELAEAVATGAIGWHERDYVAGDLLEPEPAWLVHTATGDPVTDAQVAREAEAARVWCVRADDAAASSAWTPAVARGREGTPAEGLTVAVNAGGDPRRATAVRDAVLAALDSGTLPVRRHRVPSREGAPARRGRVALVGGGPGADDLITVRGRALLAAADVVVTDRLGPRGLLDTLAAEVEVVDVGKTPGNHPTSQERINEILVHHASQGRNVVRLKGGDPFVLGRGGEEALHCAEHGIPVEVVPGVTSAVSVPAAAGIPVTHRGITASFVVASAHEGADHVLSAAADAAPDATLVLLMGVTRLAETARALIAAGRPASTPVAMVERGWTPQQRTTVSTLERAAEDAARAGVRAPAVVVVGEVVAVRDRLGDLAGE, encoded by the coding sequence ATGACCGCGCAGGCGGACTACCCGCTCACCCTGGACCTCCACGGCCGCCGCGCCGTCGTGGTGGGCGGCGGTCCCGTGGCCGCGCGTCGGGTCCGTGGCCTCCTGGACGCGGGCGCACACGTCGACGTGGTGGCCCCGTGGGTGTGCGAGGAGCTCGCCGAGGCGGTCGCGACCGGAGCCATCGGGTGGCACGAGCGCGACTACGTCGCCGGTGACCTGCTCGAGCCCGAGCCCGCCTGGCTGGTCCACACGGCGACCGGCGACCCCGTCACGGACGCGCAGGTGGCCCGCGAGGCCGAGGCCGCGCGGGTCTGGTGCGTACGCGCCGACGACGCGGCGGCGTCCAGCGCCTGGACGCCCGCCGTCGCCCGCGGCCGCGAGGGCACCCCGGCGGAGGGCCTCACCGTCGCCGTCAACGCCGGGGGGGACCCGCGGCGTGCGACCGCCGTGCGGGACGCCGTCCTGGCCGCGCTCGACTCGGGCACCCTGCCCGTCCGCCGCCACCGTGTGCCGTCGAGAGAGGGGGCACCGGCCCGGCGGGGTCGCGTGGCGCTCGTCGGCGGCGGACCGGGGGCCGACGACCTCATCACCGTGCGGGGACGGGCCCTGCTGGCAGCGGCAGACGTCGTCGTCACCGACCGGCTCGGTCCCCGGGGCCTGCTCGACACGCTGGCTGCCGAGGTCGAGGTGGTCGACGTCGGCAAGACACCCGGCAACCACCCCACCAGCCAGGAGCGGATCAACGAGATCCTCGTCCACCACGCCTCGCAGGGGCGCAACGTCGTCCGGCTCAAGGGCGGTGACCCCTTCGTCCTGGGCCGGGGAGGCGAGGAGGCGCTGCACTGCGCCGAGCACGGCATACCGGTCGAGGTCGTGCCCGGCGTGACCTCGGCGGTCTCCGTCCCGGCCGCCGCGGGCATCCCGGTGACCCACCGCGGCATCACGGCCTCGTTCGTCGTCGCCTCCGCCCACGAGGGGGCCGACCACGTGCTCTCGGCGGCGGCCGACGCCGCCCCCGACGCCACCCTCGTGCTGCTCATGGGCGTCACGCGGCTCGCCGAGACCGCCCGGGCGCTCATCGCCGCCGGACGGCCGGCATCCACCCCCGTGGCCATGGTGGAGCGTGGGTGGACGCCGCAGCAGCGCACGACCGTGAGCACCCTCGAGCGCGCGGCCGAGGACGCCGCGCGGGCGGGCGTCCGGGCGCCCGCCGTCGTGGTCGTCGGGGAGGTCGTCGCGGTGCGTGACCGCCTCGGCGACCTCGCGGGGGAGTAG